One genomic window of Magnolia sinica isolate HGM2019 chromosome 3, MsV1, whole genome shotgun sequence includes the following:
- the LOC131240448 gene encoding beta-glucosidase 18-like isoform X2 — MLFFYINPTLPTHLSLPNLSRNTNLKVLKGIMAIRVSKLKMAFAFVAVFLHLFPLINCLLHRSQFPKDFLFGTSTSSYQIEGAYLEGNKGLSNWDVFSLLPGKIADGSNGFVADDHYHRYMEDIELMHSLGVNSYRFSISWSRILPKGRFGEINRAGIEFYNNLIDALLLKGIQPFVTLNHFDIPQELEDRYGAWLSSKIQEDFGYFAEVCFKSFGDRVKYWTTFNEPNLMVKLSYLTGLYPPAHCSKPYGNCTTGDSAIEPYIAAHNIILSHATATDIYRKKYQAKQGGSIGIVVSAIWYEPLRDIPADRLAAQRALAFHVAWFLDPIIYGDYPPEMRQILGSRLPTFSSNDRRKLQNKLDFIGINHYSSLYAQDCMFFSCNSGTPEEDTNTLLTGEKDGRLIGMTTGMPTLYVVPWGMEKIVTYIKERYNNTPMYITENGYPQDSKNGVSKKELLNDVERVEYLRSYVTSLSGCMRKGADVRGYFTWSLIDNFEWAFGYTLRFGLYHVDYNTLERTPKLSARWYKRFLSSPKMLKQIGGNDWR; from the exons ATGCTCTTTTTCTATATAAACCCCACCTTGCCCACCCATCTCTCATTACCTAACCTCAGCAGGAACACTAATTTAAAAGTTCTTAAGGGTATTATGGCAATAAGAGTATCGAAGCTGAAGATGGCTTTTGCATTTGTAGCAGTGTTTCTTCATCTCTTTCCATTGATCAATTGCCTTCTTCATCGGAGCCAATTTCCTAAAGATTTCCTCTTTGGAACTTCAACTTCATCTTATCAG ATTGAAGGGGCCTACTTAGAAGGCAACAAAGGTCTAAGCAATTGGGATGTTTTCTCTCTCCTACcag GAAAAATTGCAGATGGAAGCAATGGATTTGTTGCTGATGACCATTACCATCGTTACAtg GAAGACATTGAATTGATGCATTCACTTGGAGTGAATTCCTACAGATTTTCCATATCTTGGTCTAGAATCCTCCCAA AAGGAAGATTTGGTGAGATTAATAGGGCAGGAATTGAATTTTACAACAACCTTATTGATGCTCTCCTTCTCAAAG GGATCCAACCATTCGTTACACTAAACCATTTCGATATTCCTCAAGAACTCGAAGACCGATATGGTGCATGGTTAAGTTCTAAAATTCA AGAAGATTTTGGATATTTCGCGGAAGTATGTTTCAAGTCTTTTGGAGATAGAGTAAAATACTGGACAACCTTCAATGAGCCAAACCTCATGGTGAAACTCAGTTACCTCACTGGTTTATACCCTCCTGCCCATTGTTCCAAACCATATGGCAATTGCACGACGGGTGACTCCGCAATTGAGCCATACATTGCAGCCCATAATATCATTTTGTCCCATGCCACTGCGACCgatatttataggaaaaaatatCAG GCTAAACAAGGAGGTTCTATCGGGATCGTGGTGAGCGCCATTTGGTATGAACCGCTTAGAGATATTCCGGCAGATCGTTTGGCAGCTCAGCGGGCCCTCGCTTTCCATGTTGCCTG GTTTTTAGATCCTATAATTTACGGAGATTATCCACCCGAAATGCGTCAGATATTGGGGTCAAGATTGCCAACATTTTCATCGAATGACCGAAGAAAACTACAAAATAAATTGGATTTTATTGGAATTAATCATTATTCAAGTCTCTATGCGCAAGACTGCATGTTTTTTTCATGCAACTCGGGTACACCTGAAGAAGACACAAACACATTGCTCACTGGAGAAAAAGACGGTCGACTGATTGGAATGACG ACTGGGATGCCAACTTTATACGTGGTACCATGGGGTATGGAAAAGATTGTAACGTACATCAAGGAAAGATACAACAATACACCCATGTATATCACAGAAAATG GGTACCCACAAGATAGTAAAAATGGTGTTTCCAAGAAAGAATTGCTCAATGACGTGGAGAGAGTAGAATACTTGCGTAGCTATGTGACTTCCCTATCCGGATGTATGAG GAAAGGAGCTGATGTGAGAGGCTACTTCACATGGTCTCTAATTGACAATTTTGAATGGGCATTCGGGTATACGCTACGGTTCGGGCTTTATCATGTGGACTACAATACATTGGAGAGAACTCCTAAACTATCTGCCCGATGGTACAAACGATTCCTTAGCAGCCCAAAGATGCTAAAACAGATTGGCGGCAATGATTGGAGATAA